From the genome of Actinacidiphila yeochonensis CN732, one region includes:
- a CDS encoding phosphatidylglycerol lysyltransferase domain-containing protein: protein MSADRPRPLPHSRLLPNASSVPKIFGTAAALIGLLDVVSTVFPAFRTGRMHQLAVFFPGTVSSLAAAASLVTGVLLLMLAHALKRGKQRAWWAAVLLLPVGAATQLAYRHSLCGALVSLALLALLIRHRGQFTALSDPQTRWRALFNLVGLTAASFCLGLVITSAHPASEQGAPGFTDRCQHVLFGLFGFQGPVHYTNDRVSDVVGFSLGGLGLLIACSTAYLLLRPAQPAAELGEADEARLRGLLARHGERDSLGHFALRRDKSVVFSTSGKAAVCYRVVSGVALAGGDPVGDVEAWPGAISAFMDLARAHAWLPAVVGCSETGGEVWTRETGLDALELGDEAVVDTAAFTLDGRAMRNVRQMVGRIERSGYTCRVRRVSELDEDERQRVRLAADAWRGTDTERGFSMALGRFGEAADGDCVVVTAHKAPDGGEAGQGGGHPELGDLRAVLHFVPWGPHGMSLELMRRDRAADPGLNELLIVAALRQAPSLGVRRVSLNFAMFRSALARGERLGAGPVLRGWRGLLVFLSRWFQIESLYRFNAKFQPEWVPRFLVFPNSRDLPRIGLAIMQAEGFVTLALPLPAALQRLLPGRARRAGGSRQPGYAAPAPAGTRQKAAV, encoded by the coding sequence GTGTCCGCTGACCGTCCCCGCCCGCTGCCGCACTCCCGGCTGCTGCCGAACGCCTCCTCCGTCCCGAAGATCTTCGGCACCGCCGCCGCCCTCATCGGCCTGCTGGACGTGGTCTCCACGGTCTTCCCGGCGTTCCGCACCGGGCGGATGCACCAGCTGGCCGTGTTCTTCCCCGGCACCGTCAGCTCGCTGGCGGCAGCCGCCTCGCTGGTCACCGGCGTCCTGCTGCTCATGCTCGCCCACGCCCTCAAGCGCGGAAAGCAACGTGCCTGGTGGGCGGCGGTGCTGCTGCTGCCGGTCGGCGCCGCCACCCAGCTGGCGTACCGGCACTCGCTGTGCGGGGCACTGGTCTCGCTGGCGCTGCTGGCGCTGCTGATCCGGCACCGAGGGCAGTTCACCGCCCTCTCCGACCCGCAGACCCGCTGGCGGGCCCTGTTCAACCTGGTCGGCCTGACCGCCGCCTCCTTCTGCCTCGGCCTGGTGATCACCAGCGCCCACCCCGCGTCCGAACAGGGCGCCCCCGGCTTCACCGACCGCTGCCAGCACGTCCTCTTCGGGCTCTTCGGCTTCCAGGGGCCCGTGCACTACACCAACGACCGGGTCAGCGACGTCGTGGGCTTCTCGCTGGGCGGCCTCGGCCTGCTCATCGCCTGCTCCACCGCCTACCTGCTGCTGCGCCCGGCCCAGCCGGCCGCCGAGCTCGGCGAGGCCGACGAGGCGCGGCTGCGCGGGCTGCTGGCCCGGCACGGCGAACGGGACTCCCTCGGCCACTTCGCGCTGCGCCGCGACAAGTCCGTCGTCTTCTCCACCAGCGGCAAGGCGGCCGTCTGCTACCGGGTGGTGTCCGGGGTGGCGCTGGCCGGCGGCGACCCGGTCGGCGACGTGGAGGCGTGGCCCGGCGCGATCAGCGCCTTCATGGACCTGGCCCGCGCGCACGCCTGGCTGCCCGCCGTCGTCGGGTGCAGCGAGACCGGCGGCGAGGTGTGGACCCGGGAGACCGGGCTGGACGCGCTGGAGCTGGGCGACGAGGCCGTCGTCGACACCGCCGCCTTCACCCTGGACGGCCGGGCCATGCGCAACGTCCGGCAGATGGTCGGCCGGATCGAGCGCTCCGGCTACACCTGCCGGGTGCGGCGGGTGAGCGAGCTGGACGAGGACGAGCGGCAGCGGGTGCGGCTGGCCGCCGACGCCTGGCGCGGCACCGACACCGAGCGGGGCTTCTCCATGGCGCTCGGCCGGTTCGGCGAGGCCGCCGACGGCGACTGCGTCGTCGTCACCGCCCACAAGGCCCCTGACGGCGGCGAGGCCGGGCAGGGCGGCGGCCACCCCGAGCTGGGCGACCTGCGGGCGGTGCTGCACTTCGTGCCGTGGGGCCCGCACGGGATGTCGCTGGAGCTGATGCGGCGCGACCGCGCGGCCGACCCCGGCCTCAACGAGCTGCTGATCGTCGCCGCGCTGCGGCAGGCGCCCTCGCTCGGCGTGCGGCGGGTCTCGCTGAACTTCGCGATGTTCCGCTCCGCGCTGGCCCGCGGCGAGCGGCTGGGCGCCGGGCCGGTGCTGCGCGGCTGGCGGGGCCTGCTGGTGTTCCTCTCCCGCTGGTTCCAGATCGAGTCGCTGTACCGCTTCAACGCCAAGTTCCAGCCCGAGTGGGTGCCCCGCTTCCTGGTCTTCCCGAACTCGCGCGACCTGCCCCGGATCGGCCTGGCGATCATGCAGGCCGAGGGGTTCGTGACCCTCGCGCTGCCGCTGCCCGCGGCCCTCCAGCGCCTGCTGCCCGGGCGGGCGCGCCGGGCCGGCGGAAGCCGTCAGCCGGGGTACGCCGCCCCCGCGCCCGCGGGCACCCGCCAGAAGGCGGCCGTGTGA
- the hpt gene encoding hypoxanthine phosphoribosyltransferase codes for MNETDMGADLEKVLLTKAEIDAKLAELAAQIDRDYAGEDLLIVGVLKGAVMVMADLARALSSNVTMDWMAVSSYGAGTKSSGVVRILKDLDTDIAGRHVLIVEDIIDSGLTLGWLISNLGSRGPASLEVCALLRKPEAAKVEIDVKYTGFDIPNEFVVGYGLDYAEKYRNLPFVGTLAPHVYGG; via the coding sequence GTGAACGAGACCGACATGGGCGCCGACCTGGAGAAGGTGCTCCTGACCAAGGCAGAGATCGACGCGAAGCTGGCCGAGCTGGCCGCGCAGATCGACCGGGACTACGCGGGCGAGGACCTGCTCATCGTGGGCGTGCTCAAGGGCGCGGTCATGGTGATGGCCGACCTCGCGCGGGCGCTGTCCAGCAACGTCACGATGGACTGGATGGCGGTGTCCTCCTACGGCGCCGGCACCAAGTCCTCCGGCGTCGTGCGCATCCTCAAGGACCTGGACACCGACATCGCCGGCCGGCACGTCCTGATCGTCGAGGACATCATCGACTCCGGGCTGACGCTCGGCTGGCTGATCAGCAACCTCGGCTCGCGCGGCCCGGCCTCCCTGGAGGTGTGCGCGCTGCTGCGCAAGCCCGAGGCCGCCAAGGTCGAGATCGATGTCAAATACACTGGCTTCGACATCCCCAACGAGTTCGTGGTCGGCTACGGCCTCGACTACGCCGAGAAGTACCGCAACCTGCCCTTCGTGGGCACCCTCGCCCCGCACGTCTACGGCGGCTGA
- the folK gene encoding 2-amino-4-hydroxy-6-hydroxymethyldihydropteridine diphosphokinase has translation MTGQYPEPVARGEFDGPVDPIVQPVPAAVSARVDAADTTLQNPKWAVVALGANLGNRLETLQGAVDALEDTPGVRVRAVSPVYETDPWGVPEGSQPAYFNAVVLLRTTLPPESLLERGHAIEDAFLRLRTERWGARTLDVDIVAYEGVVSDDPDLTLPHPRAHERAFVLVPWYDVDPAAGLPGRGPVAELLARVGREGVRSRTDVELRLPE, from the coding sequence GTGACCGGCCAGTACCCCGAGCCCGTGGCCCGCGGCGAGTTCGACGGACCCGTCGACCCGATCGTCCAGCCCGTGCCCGCGGCCGTCAGCGCCCGCGTCGACGCGGCCGACACGACCCTGCAGAACCCGAAGTGGGCCGTGGTGGCCCTCGGCGCGAACCTCGGCAACCGGCTGGAGACCCTGCAAGGGGCCGTGGACGCCCTGGAGGACACCCCGGGCGTGCGGGTCAGGGCCGTCTCGCCGGTCTACGAGACCGACCCGTGGGGCGTCCCCGAGGGCAGCCAGCCCGCCTACTTCAACGCGGTCGTCCTGCTGCGCACCACCCTGCCGCCCGAGTCGCTGCTGGAACGCGGCCACGCCATCGAGGACGCCTTCCTGCGGCTGCGCACCGAGCGGTGGGGGGCACGCACCCTCGACGTCGACATCGTCGCGTACGAGGGCGTGGTGAGCGACGACCCCGACCTCACCCTGCCGCATCCGCGTGCCCACGAGCGGGCGTTCGTCCTCGTACCGTGGTACGACGTGGACCCGGCGGCCGGACTGCCGGGCCGCGGCCCGGTCGCCGAGCTGCTGGCGCGGGTCGGCCGCGAGGGCGTGCGGTCGCGCACGGACGTGGAACTCCGACTGCCCGAGTGA
- the tilS gene encoding tRNA lysidine(34) synthetase TilS, whose product MGPHPTVAAIRLAVRRVLQDVLTAAADPNPVVLAASSGGADSMALAAALAFEAPRLGVRAGAVTVDHGLQDGSARRAQEVATRLRDLGLDPVDVVRVTVGRQSGAPAHSHAYTGGTARRVGPEAAARDARYAALDATAERRGAAAVLLGHTRDDQAETVLLGLARGSGTRSLSGMAAVSGAGGRYRRPFLLLDRDTVRQGCLAQGITVWEDPHNHDPAYTRSRVRHEALPVLEKSLGKGVVEALARTAQLSRDDADALDQWAADAEADAAGDDGSLDVGRLHTLPAAVRRRVLRRAAVAAGSPPGFLFARHIEEVDRLVTGWRGQKALNLPGGVTARRANGRLFFTAS is encoded by the coding sequence ATGGGACCCCACCCCACGGTCGCGGCGATACGCCTGGCGGTCCGCCGCGTCCTTCAGGACGTGCTCACCGCTGCCGCCGACCCGAACCCCGTCGTACTCGCCGCGTCCAGCGGCGGGGCCGACTCCATGGCGCTGGCCGCAGCGCTCGCCTTCGAAGCCCCCCGGCTCGGTGTCCGGGCCGGCGCCGTCACCGTGGACCACGGCCTCCAGGACGGCTCGGCACGCCGCGCCCAGGAGGTCGCGACGCGCCTGCGCGACCTCGGACTCGACCCCGTCGACGTGGTCAGGGTGACCGTCGGGCGGCAGTCCGGCGCGCCCGCCCACAGCCACGCCTACACCGGTGGGACCGCCCGCCGCGTCGGCCCCGAGGCCGCCGCCCGGGACGCCCGCTACGCCGCCCTGGACGCCACCGCCGAGCGCCGCGGTGCCGCCGCCGTCCTGCTCGGGCACACCCGGGACGACCAGGCCGAGACGGTGCTGCTCGGCCTCGCCCGCGGCTCCGGCACCCGCTCGCTGTCCGGCATGGCCGCCGTCTCGGGCGCCGGCGGGCGCTACCGCCGGCCGTTCCTGCTGCTGGACCGCGACACCGTCCGCCAGGGCTGCCTGGCCCAGGGCATCACGGTGTGGGAGGACCCGCACAACCACGACCCCGCCTACACCCGCTCCCGGGTCCGGCACGAGGCGCTGCCGGTCCTGGAGAAGTCGCTCGGCAAGGGCGTCGTCGAGGCGCTGGCCCGCACCGCGCAGCTCTCCCGGGACGACGCCGACGCGCTCGACCAGTGGGCCGCGGACGCCGAGGCGGACGCCGCCGGGGACGACGGCAGCCTGGACGTCGGACGGCTGCACACGCTGCCCGCCGCGGTGCGCCGCCGCGTGCTGCGCCGCGCCGCGGTCGCCGCCGGCTCGCCGCCCGGCTTCCTCTTCGCGCGCCACATCGAGGAGGTGGACCGCCTGGTGACCGGCTGGAGGGGCCAGAAAGCACTCAACCTGCCCGGGGGCGTCACCGCCAGGCGGGCCAATGGCAGACTGTTCTTCACGGCGTCGTGA
- the folP gene encoding dihydropteroate synthase, translating to MGVVNVTPDSFSDGGQWFDRELAVKHGLDLVAQGADLVDVGGESTRPGAARVDEAEELRRVVPVVRELAAAGVLVSVDTMRASVAEQAVDAGAVLVNDVSGGQADPAMVPVVAAAGVPFVVMHWRGQSIDMNNRAVYADVLGEVLDELRTGLDRAVAGGIAPERVVLDPGLGFAKDADHDLALLAHLSRLEALGRPLLVAASRKRFLGRVLARDAHAAPPPARERDAATAAVTAIAAREGAWAVRVHEVRASADAVRVAHAIEAAAGGADAGAR from the coding sequence ATGGGCGTGGTCAACGTCACCCCGGACTCCTTCTCCGACGGCGGGCAGTGGTTCGACCGCGAGCTGGCCGTCAAGCACGGCCTGGACCTGGTGGCGCAGGGCGCCGACCTGGTGGACGTCGGCGGCGAGTCGACCCGCCCGGGCGCGGCCCGGGTGGACGAGGCCGAGGAGCTGCGCCGGGTCGTCCCGGTGGTCCGCGAGCTGGCCGCCGCCGGGGTGCTGGTCAGCGTGGACACGATGCGCGCCTCGGTCGCGGAGCAGGCCGTCGACGCCGGCGCGGTGCTGGTCAACGACGTGAGCGGCGGGCAGGCCGACCCGGCGATGGTGCCGGTGGTGGCCGCCGCCGGGGTGCCGTTCGTGGTGATGCACTGGCGCGGCCAGAGCATCGACATGAACAACCGGGCCGTCTACGCCGACGTGCTCGGCGAGGTGCTGGACGAGCTGCGGACCGGCCTGGACCGAGCGGTGGCCGGGGGCATCGCGCCCGAGCGGGTGGTGCTCGACCCCGGACTGGGCTTCGCCAAGGACGCCGACCACGACCTGGCGCTGCTCGCCCACCTGTCCCGGCTGGAGGCCCTGGGCCGACCGCTGCTGGTGGCCGCCTCGCGTAAACGGTTCCTCGGCCGGGTGCTGGCCCGTGACGCGCACGCCGCCCCGCCGCCGGCCCGCGAACGGGACGCCGCCACGGCCGCCGTCACCGCCATCGCCGCCCGCGAGGGCGCCTGGGCGGTGCGGGTCCACGAGGTGCGGGCCAGCGCCGACGCCGTCCGGGTGGCGCACGCCATCGAGGCCGCGGCCGGCGGCGCGGACGCGGGTGCCAGGTGA
- the ftsH gene encoding ATP-dependent zinc metalloprotease FtsH — translation MDVKRYFRGPVMWIVLIVLAVVVLMEVVSSGNGYKTADTGQVLHAIEANHAKSAQLTTGDDNSIKVQLRDGYKIKNSDKVRASYIGNQGSAIAAELQKIQNGKVKGVSLPDGYTVSPSKQNALVGILLSLLPFALIVIVFFLLMNQMQGGGSRVMQFGKSKAKLITKDTPKTTFADVAGCDEAVEELQEIKEFLQEPAKFQAVGAKIPKGVLLYGRPGTGKTLLARAVAGEAGVPFYSISGSDFVEMFVGVGASRVRDLFEQAKANAPAIVFVDEIDAVGRHRGAGLGGGHDEREQTLNQLLVEMDGFDVKGGVILIAATNRPDILDPALLRPGRFDRQIAVDPPDLQGRLEILTVHQKGKPIAPDVDLMAVARRTPGFTGADLSNVLNEAALLTARSDKKVIDNAVLDEAIDRVVAGPQKRTRIMSDKEKKTTAYHEGGHALVAAASPSSDPVHKITILSRGRALGYTMVLPDEDKYSTSRNEMLDKLAYMLGGRAAEELVFHDPTTGASDDIEKATSTARAMVTQYGMTERLGAIKFGSDNSEPFLGREMGHQRDYSEEVAGLVDEEVKKLIETAHNEAWEILVENRDVLDNLVLALLERETLNKEEIAEIFTPVVKRPPRPAWTGSARRTPSTRPPVLSPKELALTNSAGGPQAINGTGTPPVSTTKPAEPTDLPEDRPES, via the coding sequence ATGGACGTGAAGCGCTACTTCCGTGGGCCGGTCATGTGGATCGTGCTCATTGTCCTTGCCGTGGTCGTGTTGATGGAAGTCGTGAGCTCCGGCAACGGCTACAAGACAGCCGACACCGGCCAGGTCCTGCACGCGATCGAGGCCAACCACGCCAAATCGGCACAGCTCACCACCGGAGACGACAACTCCATCAAGGTGCAGCTGCGGGACGGCTACAAGATCAAGAACAGCGACAAGGTTCGCGCCAGCTACATCGGCAACCAGGGCTCCGCCATCGCCGCGGAGCTCCAGAAGATCCAGAACGGGAAGGTCAAGGGCGTCTCGCTGCCCGACGGCTACACCGTCTCGCCGTCCAAGCAGAACGCCCTCGTCGGCATCCTGCTGTCGCTGCTGCCGTTCGCGCTGATCGTGATCGTCTTCTTCCTGCTGATGAACCAGATGCAGGGCGGCGGCTCGCGCGTCATGCAGTTCGGCAAGTCGAAGGCGAAGCTGATCACCAAGGACACGCCGAAGACCACCTTCGCCGACGTGGCCGGCTGCGACGAGGCCGTCGAGGAGCTCCAGGAGATCAAGGAGTTCCTCCAGGAGCCGGCGAAGTTCCAGGCCGTCGGCGCCAAGATCCCCAAGGGCGTGCTGCTCTACGGCCGCCCCGGCACCGGCAAGACCCTGCTGGCGCGGGCGGTGGCCGGTGAGGCCGGCGTGCCGTTCTACTCGATCTCCGGTTCCGACTTCGTCGAGATGTTCGTCGGCGTCGGCGCCTCCCGGGTGCGCGACCTCTTCGAGCAGGCCAAGGCGAACGCCCCGGCGATCGTCTTCGTCGACGAGATCGACGCGGTCGGCCGCCACCGCGGCGCCGGCCTCGGCGGCGGTCACGACGAGCGCGAGCAGACGCTCAACCAGCTGCTCGTCGAGATGGACGGATTCGACGTCAAGGGCGGTGTGATCCTCATCGCCGCCACCAACCGTCCCGACATCCTCGACCCCGCGCTGCTGCGCCCCGGCCGGTTCGACCGGCAGATCGCGGTGGACCCGCCGGACCTCCAGGGCCGCCTGGAGATCCTCACGGTGCACCAGAAGGGCAAGCCGATCGCCCCGGACGTCGACCTCATGGCCGTCGCCCGCCGCACCCCCGGCTTCACCGGTGCCGACCTGAGCAACGTCCTCAACGAGGCCGCGCTGCTCACCGCCCGCAGCGACAAGAAGGTCATCGACAACGCGGTGCTCGACGAGGCCATCGACCGTGTGGTCGCCGGCCCCCAGAAGCGCACCCGCATCATGTCGGACAAGGAGAAGAAGACCACCGCGTACCACGAGGGCGGCCACGCCCTGGTCGCGGCGGCCTCGCCCAGCTCCGACCCGGTGCACAAGATCACCATCCTGTCCCGCGGCCGGGCGCTCGGCTACACCATGGTGCTGCCCGACGAGGACAAGTACTCCACCTCGCGCAACGAGATGCTCGACAAGCTCGCCTACATGCTGGGCGGCCGCGCGGCGGAGGAACTGGTCTTCCACGACCCGACCACCGGCGCCTCCGACGACATCGAGAAGGCCACCTCCACGGCCCGTGCGATGGTCACCCAGTACGGCATGACCGAGCGGCTGGGCGCGATCAAGTTCGGCTCCGACAACTCCGAGCCGTTCCTGGGCCGCGAGATGGGCCACCAGCGCGACTACTCCGAGGAGGTCGCCGGGCTGGTGGACGAGGAGGTCAAGAAGCTCATCGAGACGGCGCACAACGAGGCGTGGGAGATCCTGGTGGAGAACCGGGACGTCCTGGACAACCTCGTGCTGGCGCTGCTGGAGCGGGAGACGCTGAACAAGGAGGAGATCGCCGAGATCTTCACCCCCGTCGTCAAGCGTCCGCCGCGGCCGGCCTGGACGGGTTCGGCGCGCCGCACCCCCTCCACCCGTCCGCCGGTGCTCTCGCCGAAGGAGCTGGCGCTGACCAACAGCGCCGGCGGCCCGCAGGCGATCAACGGCACGGGCACCCCGCCGGTCTCCACCACCAAGCCGGCGGAGCCCACGGACCTGCCCGAGGACAGGCCGGAGAGCTGA
- a CDS encoding DUF3180 domain-containing protein, with protein sequence MRTLRIRQLAGIFVIAGVLAWGGARLWDTVGTLPGVPVAAPIVLTLIAAVLFATALNIRSRLRAQRERRPGAKGVDPLAAARAVVFGQASALVAALVSGLYGGACVFLIMYKLDMDPRRTQAVYAGLSVLAGIAVVAAAVFLERVCRLPEDDDRSSGTGAGRQPQRERGRR encoded by the coding sequence GTGAGGACCCTGCGGATCAGGCAGCTGGCCGGCATCTTCGTGATCGCGGGCGTGCTGGCCTGGGGCGGCGCGCGGCTGTGGGACACCGTGGGCACCCTGCCCGGCGTCCCCGTCGCGGCGCCGATCGTGCTCACGCTGATCGCCGCCGTGCTCTTCGCCACGGCCCTGAACATCCGCTCCCGGCTGCGGGCCCAGCGCGAGCGGCGCCCCGGCGCCAAGGGCGTCGACCCGCTGGCCGCCGCCCGCGCGGTCGTCTTCGGCCAGGCCAGCGCCCTGGTGGCGGCGCTGGTGTCGGGCCTGTACGGGGGCGCCTGCGTCTTCCTCATCATGTACAAGCTGGACATGGACCCGCGCCGGACGCAGGCGGTGTACGCCGGCCTGTCGGTGCTCGCCGGCATCGCGGTGGTGGCCGCCGCGGTCTTCCTGGAGCGGGTCTGCCGGCTGCCCGAGGACGACGACCGCTCCTCCGGCACCGGGGCCGGCCGCCAGCCGCAGCGCGAGCGGGGCCGCCGGTAG
- the folE gene encoding GTP cyclohydrolase I FolE yields the protein MIDPVTLDSDGAPVGEFDEKRAEAAVRELLLAVGEDPDREGLRETPARVARAYREIFAGLWQSPEDVLTTTFDLGHDEMVLVKDIEVMSSCEHHLVPFVGVAHIGYIPSVNGKITGLSKLARLVDVYARRPQVQERLTTQIADALMRILEPRGVIVVVECEHMCMTMRGVRKPGAKTITSAVRGQLRDPATRSEAMSLIIGR from the coding sequence ATGATCGATCCCGTGACGCTCGACAGTGACGGCGCCCCCGTCGGGGAGTTCGACGAGAAGCGCGCCGAGGCGGCGGTCCGCGAGCTGCTCCTCGCGGTGGGGGAGGACCCCGACCGGGAGGGCCTGCGGGAGACCCCGGCCCGGGTGGCACGCGCCTACCGCGAGATATTCGCCGGACTGTGGCAGAGCCCCGAGGACGTCCTGACCACCACCTTCGACCTCGGCCACGACGAGATGGTGCTGGTCAAGGACATCGAGGTGATGTCCTCCTGCGAGCACCACCTGGTGCCCTTCGTCGGGGTCGCCCACATCGGCTACATCCCGTCGGTCAACGGCAAGATCACCGGGCTGTCCAAGCTGGCCCGGCTGGTCGACGTCTACGCCCGCCGCCCCCAGGTGCAGGAGCGGCTGACCACCCAGATCGCCGACGCGCTCATGCGCATCCTGGAGCCGCGCGGGGTGATCGTCGTCGTGGAGTGCGAGCACATGTGCATGACGATGCGCGGCGTCCGCAAGCCCGGCGCGAAGACCATCACCTCGGCCGTCCGCGGCCAGCTGCGCGACCCGGCCACCCGTTCCGAGGCGATGAGCCTGATCATCGGCCGCTGA
- the folB gene encoding dihydroneopterin aldolase, with protein sequence MDRVTLRGLRVRGNHGVFEHEREEGQTFVVDLALGLDTAPAAATDDLTRTVHYGELAEEVAAVVAGEPVDLIETLAQRIADTCLAHTLVEEVEVTVHKPEAPIALPFDDVTVTITRRRA encoded by the coding sequence GTGGACCGGGTGACGCTGCGCGGACTGCGGGTCCGCGGCAACCACGGGGTGTTCGAGCACGAGCGCGAGGAGGGCCAGACCTTCGTCGTGGACCTCGCGCTGGGCCTGGACACCGCGCCGGCCGCCGCCACGGACGACCTCACGCGAACCGTGCACTACGGGGAGCTGGCGGAAGAGGTCGCCGCGGTCGTGGCGGGTGAGCCGGTCGACCTGATCGAGACCCTCGCCCAGCGGATAGCCGACACCTGCCTCGCCCACACCCTGGTCGAGGAGGTCGAGGTGACCGTGCACAAGCCGGAGGCGCCGATCGCCCTGCCGTTCGACGACGTCACCGTCACGATCACCCGGAGGCGCGCGTGA